From a single Vibrio chagasii genomic region:
- a CDS encoding benzoate/H(+) symporter BenE family transporter, translating to MTKLKFSHVSTGFIAVFIGYASAAAIIYQAAMSAGATQEQVASWFWALGIGMGATTILLSFCYKKPVVTAWSTPGAALLITSLEGLTMNQAVAVFLFSSLLITLVGMAGIFERVLKQIPTSIASAMLAGILLQFGLGLFTSLMEEVQIVAVMLAVFVLAKSRLGNLLIPSIFAIALVMCIGLGKLDVSQVTVGLTTPVFIMPDFEFFSLLSVGIPLFIVTMASQNLPGFAVLKANGYQVDSSKIITTTGVTGLLLAPFGGFAYNLAAITGAICMGPNADEDPKTRYMAGISMGVFYLLAGVMGMSFVSLFSAVPSEVVIAVAGLAVMPTLMNCLAVSMADSHYREPALFTFLFTASGTNLLGIGSAFWGLCIGLLCCWLHNYKVRTNGDSRASQA from the coding sequence ATGACTAAGCTAAAATTTTCCCACGTCAGTACGGGGTTTATTGCTGTATTTATTGGGTATGCAAGCGCTGCCGCGATCATTTACCAAGCTGCTATGAGTGCCGGAGCAACTCAAGAGCAGGTCGCGTCATGGTTCTGGGCGTTGGGAATTGGCATGGGAGCAACCACGATATTGCTCTCTTTCTGCTACAAGAAACCGGTAGTGACGGCTTGGTCGACGCCGGGAGCTGCACTGTTAATTACTTCCCTTGAGGGTCTGACGATGAATCAGGCGGTTGCTGTATTCCTGTTTAGTTCGCTGTTGATCACGCTAGTCGGTATGGCGGGAATCTTTGAAAGGGTACTGAAACAGATTCCAACATCGATTGCATCGGCGATGCTGGCGGGGATTTTATTGCAGTTCGGTCTGGGCTTGTTTACGTCGTTAATGGAAGAAGTTCAGATAGTGGCGGTCATGCTTGCTGTGTTTGTTTTGGCGAAGTCGAGGTTAGGAAACTTACTCATCCCAAGCATTTTCGCCATTGCTTTGGTGATGTGTATTGGTCTTGGCAAACTCGATGTCAGTCAGGTCACGGTGGGTTTAACGACACCGGTATTCATCATGCCTGATTTCGAATTCTTTTCTTTGCTTAGCGTTGGTATTCCGCTGTTCATCGTGACGATGGCGTCGCAGAACTTACCGGGGTTTGCTGTGCTTAAAGCGAACGGCTATCAGGTAGATTCATCGAAGATCATCACTACCACAGGTGTGACAGGGTTACTATTAGCGCCGTTCGGAGGCTTTGCGTATAACCTTGCGGCAATCACAGGAGCGATCTGTATGGGCCCTAATGCCGATGAGGACCCAAAAACACGTTATATGGCAGGTATTTCGATGGGCGTGTTCTATTTGTTAGCTGGCGTGATGGGGATGTCCTTTGTGTCCTTGTTTAGCGCGGTTCCTTCAGAGGTAGTCATCGCTGTTGCGGGGTTAGCTGTAATGCCTACATTGATGAACTGTTTAGCGGTTTCGATGGCAGACAGCCACTACAGAGAGCCAGCACTGTTTACGTTCTTATTTACTGCTTCTGGAACAAATTTATTGGGTATAGGAAGTGCCTTCTGGGGGCTTTGTATTGGATTACTTTGTTGCTGGTTACACAATTACAAAGTCAGAACGAATGGGGATAGCAGAGCTTCGCAAGCTTAG
- a CDS encoding LysR family transcriptional regulator, translating into MLLEDLQVILKVAEFRSITAAATNLDMRTATASAAVKRVEAALGAELFVRTTRHLRLSPAGERYLPDCEQALKMLDQAKLNMREELGVIDGEIRIALSSDLGRNLVIPWLDEFLFDYPQATLRTSISDSNIDFYRDSVDMALRYGSPTDANMYGFKICDVPRILCASPEYLAEKGSPDHPSDLAEHNGLLYQLHDMLQDEWVFYDGTRDHKVKLKGNRASNDADLVRRWCVAGKGIAIKSCLDMSTHLLSGDVVKIMPNYEPTPTELWLVCPSRQSITPTVRLLRDLFREKTAEILSQLNKQGVINS; encoded by the coding sequence ATGCTTCTTGAAGACTTACAAGTAATTTTAAAGGTAGCGGAGTTTCGCAGTATCACAGCAGCCGCCACTAACCTAGACATGCGCACAGCAACGGCAAGTGCGGCGGTGAAACGCGTTGAAGCAGCTCTTGGCGCAGAGCTTTTCGTAAGAACCACTCGTCATCTTCGCCTCTCTCCCGCTGGAGAGCGATATTTACCAGATTGCGAACAAGCGTTGAAAATGTTGGACCAAGCGAAACTCAATATGCGCGAGGAGCTTGGTGTCATTGATGGCGAAATTCGAATCGCGCTTTCGTCAGATTTAGGGCGAAACCTTGTCATACCTTGGCTCGATGAGTTTCTATTTGATTACCCTCAAGCAACACTTCGAACGAGTATCAGCGACAGTAACATCGACTTTTATCGTGATTCTGTAGATATGGCGTTGCGTTATGGTTCACCGACTGATGCCAACATGTACGGCTTCAAAATTTGTGATGTGCCGAGAATCTTATGTGCTTCACCTGAGTATCTCGCAGAAAAAGGCAGCCCAGACCATCCAAGTGATTTGGCAGAGCACAACGGACTGCTGTATCAACTTCATGACATGTTGCAGGACGAGTGGGTATTTTACGACGGAACCCGAGACCACAAAGTAAAGCTCAAAGGGAATCGAGCATCCAATGACGCAGACCTTGTTAGGCGATGGTGTGTTGCAGGAAAAGGCATCGCGATAAAGTCTTGTTTGGATATGTCGACTCATTTGCTGTCTGGCGATGTGGTCAAAATCATGCCCAACTATGAGCCGACACCAACAGAACTGTGGTTGGTATGCCCAAGCCGTCAATCCATCACGCCAACCGTTCGTTTACTGAGAGATTTATTCCGTGAGAAAACGGCGGAGATCCTTTCCCAGCTCAATAAGCAAGGTGTCATCAACAGCTAA
- a CDS encoding XRE family transcriptional regulator codes for MQTEIKVGTNLKRLRQEKGWSLDKAAKATGVSKAMLGQIERGESSPTVAKLWQIASGFEVSFSSFIAESSNNELMSLFRDANELRREEYNVGFFVSLLFPFEEALGFEIFELTLAPGYQHESEPHNTGVTEHILCISGEMAVLFDGEWQTLQAGQAVRFNANQEHGYKNLGEDNAVFHNVIHYPEK; via the coding sequence ATGCAAACAGAAATTAAAGTCGGTACTAACTTAAAACGCCTACGCCAAGAAAAGGGCTGGAGCCTAGATAAAGCAGCAAAAGCGACAGGCGTAAGTAAAGCGATGTTAGGTCAAATTGAACGTGGTGAATCCAGTCCTACCGTCGCTAAACTCTGGCAGATCGCATCCGGGTTTGAAGTGTCATTTTCCAGTTTCATCGCAGAAAGTTCGAACAATGAGCTGATGAGTTTATTCAGAGATGCAAACGAGTTGAGACGTGAAGAATATAACGTTGGCTTCTTCGTCAGTTTATTATTTCCTTTTGAGGAAGCACTTGGGTTTGAGATCTTCGAGCTAACCCTCGCCCCTGGCTATCAGCATGAATCCGAGCCGCATAATACTGGCGTTACCGAGCACATATTATGTATTTCTGGAGAAATGGCCGTGCTTTTCGATGGTGAATGGCAAACATTACAGGCAGGGCAAGCCGTTCGCTTTAATGCTAACCAAGAGCACGGATATAAGAACCTCGGTGAAGACAATGCGGTGTTCCATAACGTAATCCACTATCCTGAAAAATAA
- a CDS encoding zinc-binding alcohol dehydrogenase family protein, giving the protein MSLPFTMKAIGFTQSLAITEPESLFEFETSLPELKENDLLVKVSATSINPADAKIRIRNAKDKTLEQPKVLGYDAVGEVVGKGTNVEGFELGDRVYYAGDVTRMGANAEYQAVDYRITAKAPQSLTDEAAVVMPLATLTAWEALFDRLRVRPEEKKSILIIGGAGGVGSITIQLAKQLTNLNVIATASRPETEQWVKDMGADHVVNHRNLVESVREQGIQYVDYIFNVADTKGHWDAMVELIAPQGMISSIVEFDSEIDLSALQGKSVGFIWELMFTRSLFNTDDIQKQQDILFQTANLIDAGRIKSTLTTTLNGLSADTMKEAHQRIESSASIGKTAIKY; this is encoded by the coding sequence ATGTCACTACCATTTACAATGAAAGCCATCGGATTTACTCAGTCGCTAGCGATTACAGAACCAGAAAGCCTGTTTGAATTTGAAACGAGCCTGCCGGAATTAAAAGAGAATGACTTACTGGTCAAAGTGAGTGCGACTTCTATCAATCCGGCAGACGCGAAAATCCGTATTCGCAACGCAAAAGATAAGACACTTGAGCAACCAAAAGTGTTGGGCTACGACGCTGTTGGGGAAGTGGTTGGTAAAGGCACAAACGTTGAAGGCTTCGAGTTAGGCGATCGTGTTTACTATGCGGGTGACGTAACACGCATGGGTGCTAACGCAGAATACCAAGCCGTTGACTATCGCATCACAGCTAAAGCGCCACAAAGCTTAACGGATGAAGCCGCGGTTGTTATGCCGCTTGCAACGCTCACTGCGTGGGAAGCATTATTTGATCGCCTGCGTGTTCGCCCTGAAGAGAAAAAGTCTATCCTGATCATTGGCGGTGCTGGTGGTGTTGGCTCTATTACTATTCAGCTAGCGAAGCAATTAACTAACCTTAATGTTATTGCGACAGCGTCAAGACCTGAAACCGAGCAGTGGGTAAAAGACATGGGTGCAGACCACGTAGTGAACCACCGCAACTTGGTTGAATCAGTGCGTGAGCAAGGTATCCAGTATGTGGATTACATCTTCAATGTTGCAGACACAAAAGGTCACTGGGATGCGATGGTAGAGTTGATTGCGCCGCAAGGCATGATCAGTTCGATTGTTGAGTTTGATAGTGAGATTGACCTGTCGGCACTACAAGGTAAGTCAGTAGGCTTCATTTGGGAGCTCATGTTTACTCGTTCGCTATTCAACACCGACGATATTCAGAAGCAGCAAGATATCTTGTTCCAAACTGCGAACTTGATTGATGCAGGTCGTATTAAATCTACGCTAACCACAACACTGAATGGTTTAAGTGCAGATACGATGAAAGAGGCGCACCAACGTATTGAAAGCAGCGCATCAATTGGTAAAACAGCCATCAAATACTAA